Proteins from one Archocentrus centrarchus isolate MPI-CPG fArcCen1 chromosome 8, fArcCen1, whole genome shotgun sequence genomic window:
- the LOC115784553 gene encoding ras-related protein Rab-37: MSTRKASFTEKQAKNGTSKYVLERCASINEYYDIAFKVMLLGDSAVGKTCVLVRFKDGAFLGGNFIATVGIDFRNKVVDVDNLKVKLQIWDTAGQERFRSVTHAYYRDAQALLLLYDITSKPSFDNIRAWLTEIHEHAQKDVVIMLLGNKSDMAAERVVKMEDGEKLAKEYGVPFMETSAKTGVNVDLAFHAIAKELKHRATQQPNEPKFQIHDYIESQKHKTGCCGL; this comes from the exons ATGTCCACAAGAAAGGCATCGTTCACGGAGAAGCAGGCAAAAAACGGCACGTCAAAATATGTCTTGGAGAGATGCGCTTCTATTAACGAGTATTATGATATTGCCTTCAAG GTGATGTTGCTGGGAGATTCAGCCGTGGGGAAGACATGCGTCTTGGTGCGCTTCAAAGATGGGGCATTTCTGGGAGGCAACTTTATAGCCACCGTTGGAATAGACTTTAGG AATAAAGTGGTGGATGTCGACAACCTGAAAGTCAAGCTACAG ATCTGGGATACAGCCGGCCAAGAGAGATTCCGCAGTGTAACGCACGCCTACTACAGAGATGCCCAGG CATTACTCCTGCTTTATGATATCACCAGCAAGCCATCATTTGACAATATCAGG GCTTGGCTGACTGAAATACACGAGCATGCCCAGAAGGATGTGGTCATCATGTTGCTCGGCAACAAG TCAGACATGGCTGCAGAGAGGGTCGTGAAGATGGAGGATGGAGAGAAGCTGGCAAAG GAATATGGAGTACCCTTTATGGAGACCAGTGCAAAGACAGGAGTCAATGTGGACCTGGCTTTTCATGCTATAGCAAA gGAGCTGAAGCACAGAGCAACACAGCAGCCGAATGAGCCCAAGTTCCAGATACACGACTACATTGAGTCTCAGAAGCACAAGACTGGCTGCTGCGGCCTGTAG
- the nherf1b gene encoding LOW QUALITY PROTEIN: Na(+)/H(+) exchange regulatory cofactor NHE-RF1 (The sequence of the model RefSeq protein was modified relative to this genomic sequence to represent the inferred CDS: inserted 1 base in 1 codon; deleted 2 bases in 1 codon) has protein sequence MKLPAGPFSERASLFLSGFSTFCSNTEKERLLSDFNRPQPSPRVRTSSAHRSGSHARDLDYLSQYLRPRLCTLGKGDNGYGFHLHGEKGKTGQFIRLVEPDSPAETSGLRAGDRLVYVNGEDVENESHQQVVSRIRATMGRLELIVVDPDTEQLLKKHNLKCLKAFVTDGVPLPFDEEEKEEEDEEEEEEKKKEEEEEVVVVLEEKEEEEDGEMNGTENGDEPRVEEEEEEEVVKQEETPEETTEETPEETPREXTPVPESNGEIHGHVEKKLSISSEKEVHAELRPRLCVIQRGTNGYGFNLHSERGRPGQYIRAVDEDSPAERAGLQPKDRIIEVNNVSVEGKTHSDVVAAIKAGGQETRLLVVDPDTDTFFKRCRVAPTTEHLTGPLPEPIINGGMEEKVNGRTAKEAARDSRLSVSPSPSNASSNASLTTPTANTPPEGAITDAIPALNMTLQQVKELAHQKRSNKRAPPMDWTKKNELFSNL, from the exons ATGAAGCTGCCAGCTGGGCCGTTCAGTGAACGCGCCTCCCTCTTCCTGAGTGGCTTTTCCACTTTTTGTAGCAACACTGAAAAGGAGCGTCTGCTGAGTGATTTTAATCGGCCTCAGCCCAGTCCCCGGGTCAGGACCTCCAGTGCGCACAGGAGCGGGAGCCACGCTCGGGATTTAGACTACCTCAG CCAGTATCTGCGCCCCCGGCTGTGCACGCTGGGAAAAGGGGACAACGGCTACGGGTTTCACCTCCACGGA GAGAAAGGTAAGACGGGACAGTTCATCCGGTTAGTGGAGCCCGACAGCCCTGCCGAAACCTCGGGGCTCCGCGCCGGAGATCGGCTAGTATACGTGAACGGGGAGGACGTGGAGAACGAGAGCCACCAGCAAGTCGTGTCCCGGATACGAGCCACTATGGGCCGGTTGGAGCTCATAGTGGTGGACCCGGACACGGAGCAGCTGCTGAAGAAACACAACTTGAAGTGCCTGAAAGCGTTTGTTACCGACGGGGTCCCGCTACCCTTCGacgaggaggaaaaggaggaggaggacgag gaggaggaggaggagaagaagaaggaggaagaggaggaggtggtggtagtgttggaggaaaaggaggaggaggaggatggagaaATGAACGGGACAGAAAACGGAGATGAGCCgcgagtggaggaggaggaggaggaggaggtggtgaagCAGGAAGAGACACCTGAGGAGACAACCGAGGAGACGCCTGAGGAGACACCCAGAG TCACGCCTGTACCAGAGAGTAACGGAGAAATCCACGGACACGTggagaagaagctgagcatcAGCTCCGAGAAG GAGGTGCACGCTGAACTGCGACCACGTCTCTGTGTGATCCAGCGAGGCACCAACGGATATGGCTTCAACCTGCACAGCGAGCGGGGACGGCCGGGACAGTACATCAGAGCTGTGGATGAAGACTCTCCAGCAGAGAGGGCAGGCCTGCAGCCCAAGGACAGGATAATAGAG gtGAACAATGTGTCGGTGGAGGGTAAGACGCATTCAGACGTCGTTGCTGCCATTAAAGCAGGCGGTCAGGAGACCcggctgctggtggtggacCCCGACACAGACACCTTCTTCAAGAGGTGCCGGGTGGCCCCCACCACTGAGCACCTGACTG gtCCGCTGCCAGAGCCCATCATTAATGGAGGAATGGAAGAGAAG gtgAATGGCAGAACAGCAAAAGAAGCGGCGCGAGACTCGAGGCTGTCAGTCAGTCCCTCTCCATCCAACGCCTCCTCCAATGCCTCGCTCACAACCCCAACCGCAAACACCCCGCCTGAG GGCGCAATCACAGATGCCATCCCAGCTCTCAACATGACACTGCAGCAGGTCAAAGAGCTCGCCCACCAGAAACGCTCCAACAAGAGAGCCCCGCCCATGGACTGGACCAAGAAAAACGAACTCTTCAGCAATCTATAG